In a single window of the Bacteroidota bacterium genome:
- a CDS encoding DMT family protein — MKTFYTIGFLILSNTFMTLAWYGHLKFKELNWFQNAGLITIVLICWGIALFEYFFQVPANRIGYEGNGGPFSLVQLKVIQEVITLVVFSGFLLIFFKNEMLKWNHLVGFVFLVLAVYFVFKK, encoded by the coding sequence ATGAAAACATTTTATACCATCGGGTTTCTTATTCTTTCAAACACATTCATGACTCTTGCCTGGTACGGACATTTAAAGTTTAAAGAATTGAACTGGTTTCAAAACGCTGGGCTTATCACCATCGTTCTCATCTGCTGGGGAATTGCGCTGTTTGAATATTTCTTTCAAGTGCCTGCAAACAGAATCGGCTATGAAGGAAATGGCGGCCCATTCAGTTTGGTTCAGCTAAAAGTAATTCAGGAAGTGATTACGCTGGTGGTTTTCTCAGGATTCCTTCTTATCTTTTTCAAAAACGAAATGCTGAAATGGAATCACCTTGTGGGATTTGTGTTTCTGGTGCTGGCGGTGTATTTTGTGTTTAAGAAATAG
- a CDS encoding quinone-dependent dihydroorotate dehydrogenase yields the protein MYKFIFRPILFLFPPEATHHLVVFLLKISFWIPGKSWLLKSLYCVNDKRLKKNLFGITFENPVGLAAGFDKDAKFFDEMATLGFGFIEVGTVTPKPQPGNEKPRLFRLPMDEALINRMGFNNDGVEAMVERLKKRKNFKLIIGGNIGKNKITPNENALTDYEYCFEKLYHYVNFFVVNVSSPNTPGLRELQEKEPLKKILSRLKQLNAQRGNPKPILLKIAPDLTNEQLDDIIEIVRETKIDGLVATNTTISRDNLTSHFSLLTSIGAGGLSGKPLAKRSTEVIKYLSDKSGKSFPIIASGGIHSAEDAIEKLNAGASLVQIYTGFIYEGPSLVKKICKGILNTY from the coding sequence ATGTATAAATTCATCTTCCGCCCGATTCTTTTTCTTTTCCCTCCCGAAGCCACTCACCATCTCGTTGTTTTTCTTTTGAAAATATCTTTTTGGATTCCCGGAAAATCATGGTTGCTCAAAAGCTTATACTGCGTAAATGATAAGCGGCTGAAAAAAAATCTTTTCGGTATTACATTCGAAAACCCCGTTGGTCTTGCTGCTGGTTTCGACAAGGATGCGAAATTTTTTGACGAAATGGCAACTCTTGGTTTCGGTTTTATTGAAGTGGGAACAGTAACGCCAAAACCCCAGCCGGGAAATGAAAAGCCAAGATTGTTCCGCCTGCCGATGGATGAAGCATTGATAAACCGGATGGGATTTAATAACGATGGAGTGGAAGCAATGGTAGAACGGTTGAAGAAAAGAAAAAACTTTAAATTAATTATCGGAGGAAATATCGGCAAGAACAAAATCACTCCGAATGAAAACGCGCTCACAGATTATGAATACTGCTTTGAAAAACTTTATCACTATGTAAATTTCTTTGTGGTGAATGTTTCTTCTCCAAATACTCCCGGCCTGCGCGAATTGCAGGAGAAAGAACCGCTGAAGAAAATCCTTTCCAGATTAAAGCAGCTCAATGCTCAAAGGGGAAATCCAAAACCAATTCTTTTAAAAATTGCTCCCGACTTAACGAATGAACAACTTGATGATATCATTGAAATCGTCCGCGAAACAAAAATTGATGGCTTGGTTGCCACCAACACAACAATCTCAAGAGACAATCTCACTTCTCACTTCTCACTTCTCACTTCTATCGGTGCCGGAGGTTTAAGCGGCAAGCCGTTGGCAAAACGTTCCACCGAAGTAATAAAATATCTTTCAGATAAAAGCGGCAAGAGTTTTCCTATCATCGCCTCGGGTGGAATTCATTCTGCTGAAGATGCGATTGAAAAATTAAACGCTGGAGCTTCTCTTGTGCAGATTTATACAGGATTTATTTATGAAGGACCATCCCTCGTTAAAAAAATCTGTAAAGGAATATTGAATACGTATTAG